One Diospyros lotus cultivar Yz01 chromosome 1, ASM1463336v1, whole genome shotgun sequence genomic window carries:
- the LOC127811678 gene encoding tyrosine N-monooxygenase-like — protein MEMAGGGRGIGISTTLTGICSTLLVMTFSLLIIFHKYKNKRKNTLSLPPGPKPWPFVGSLPEMLINKPTFRWIHRLMEEVNSEIICISLGNVSVIPVTSPEIACEFLKKCDSVFSSRPICLSAKVTSQGYLSAVLAPMGDQWKKMRRVLASEVLCPARFRWLHKIRVEEADHLVRFVYNQSYKSSISSGLVDIRATAKHYCANAIRRMIFGKRFFREGREDGGPSVEDEEHVDALFTILEYLYSFCISDYIPWLRGNLDLDDQEKIIKKAVITCRKYQDPIIEERVGEWKKGARAEKKDWLDVLITLVNEDGIPLLSIDEIKAQITELMLATVDNPSNAIEWALAEMLNQPEILKKALEELDTVVGKERLVQESDLPQLNYVKACIKEAFRLHPVAPFNVPHVSVADTTVAGYFIPKGSHVLLSRPGLGRNPRVWEEPLKFQPERHLKADGSEVGLNDSDLRMLSFSIGRRGCAGVTLGSAITTMLMARLLQGFTWKLPPKVSKIELKESANTLFLAKPLLVLAEPRLAENLYFSL, from the exons ATGGAAATGGCCGGCGGCGGCCGCGGCATTGGCATTTCAACAACTCTAACGGGCATTTGCTCAACTCTACTCGTCATGACCTTTTCTTTGCTCATCATCTTTCACAAGTacaaaaacaagagaaaaaataCCCTCTCCCTTCCACCTGGCCCAAAACCATGGCCATTCGTCGGAAGCCTCCCAGAAATGCTCATAAACAAGCCCACATTCCGGTGGATACACAGACTAATGGAGGAAGTGAACTCCGAAATCATCTGCATTAGTCTTGGCAATGTTTCTGTCATTCCCGTTACTTCTCCTGAAATTGCTTGCGAGTTCTTGAAGAAATGCGATTCTGTCTTCTCCTCCAGACCGATTTGTTTATCGGCAAAAGTCACTAGCCAAGGATATCTCAGTGCAGTTCTTGCACCAATGGGAGATCAgtggaagaagatgaggagAGTCCTCGCTTCTGAGGTTCTTTGCCCAGCTAGATTTCGATGGCTTCATAAAATAAGAGTGGAAGAAGCCGATCACCTTGTTCGCTTTGTGTACAATCAAAGCTACAAAAGTTCCATATCGAGTGGTCTTGTGGATATAAGAGCCACTGCAAAGCATTATTGTGCCAATGCGATAAGAAGGATGATATTTGGGAAGAGATTTTTCAGAGAGGGAAGGGAAGACGGCGGTCCAAGCGTTGAGGATGAAGAGCACGTTGATGCTCTATTCACCATCCTTGAGTATCTCTATTCATTCTGCATCTCAGATTATATTCCATGGTTACGAGGCAATCTAGACTTGGACGATCAGGagaaaatcatcaaaaaagCTGTCATTACATGTCGAAAATACCAAGACCCAATAATTGAAGAAAGGGTTGGAGAATGGAAAAAGGGTGCGAGAGCAGAGAAAAAGGATTGGCTTGATGTGCTCATTACCCTCGTAAATGAGGATGGTATCCCATTACTCTCAATAGATGAAATCAAAGCCCAAATTACA GAGCTGATGCTGGCAACAGTAGATAACCCATCAAATGCCATAGAATGGGCGCTTGCTGAGATGCTGAATCAAccagaaatattaaaaaaagccCTTGAGGAACTGGATACTGTGGTCGGCAAAGAAAGACTCGTCCAAGAATCCGATCTCCCACAACTCAACTATGTCAAAGCTTGCATCAAAGAAGCCTTCCGCCTCCACCCGGTTGCACCCTTTAACGTACCCCATGTCTCCGTCGCAGACACAACCGTCGCCGGCTACTTCATCCCCAAGGGTAGTCATGTGTTGCTCAGTCGCCCCGGACTCGGCCgaaaccctagggtttgggaggAGCCACTCAAGTTCCAACCAGAGCGCCACCTAAAGGCCGATGGGTCCGAGGTGGGGCTCAATGACTCGGATCTACGCATGTTGTCGTTCAGCATTGGACGGCGTGGATGTGCCGGCGTCACTCTAGGATCTGCCATAACTACAATGCTAATGGCCAGGCTTCTTCAAGGCTTCACTTGGAAATTGCCGCCCAAGGTTTCAAAGATTGAGCTAAAGGAGTCGGCCAATACTCTCTTTCTTGCTAAGCCTTTGCTTGTTCTTGCAGAGCCGCGATTAGCAGAAAACTTGTACTTTTCACTTTGA
- the LOC127811689 gene encoding cytochrome P450 71B10-like isoform X1 produces the protein MGFSSFSSTFLPWLLTLILLVLSLTLCKFFLLKQSKKSAKFPPGPRKLPIIGNLHQLGKIPHYSLWKLSHKHGPIMLLKLGRVPTLVVSTPELAKQVLRTHDLDCCTRPLSWGQRKLSYNFLDLAFSPYGEYWREMRKLCVIELLTNKRVQSFWKVREAEIGHLIGSLSEASPNPVDLSDAILNLTNNVIRKIAFGTNHRESQFEYGTLKDIIDDTMVLLSGLAASDFFPAAGGVLDWVTGLRRKVDKTFRNLDAFLEAALEAHLDPAWRPKQHEDIIDVMLGLAKDRTTVVHLTKDHMKAILLDIFLGSIVTSSVTIIWAMAELAKNPRAMKKAQAQIRSCIGRKPKVDEAELDKLTYLKLVVKETLRLHPPASLLLPHETIRHCQIGGYSINPKTRILVNAWAIGRDPKIWTDPEEFIPERFENSPIDFIGHNFELLPFGSGRRMCPGINMATVSVEFTLANLLHCLNWKLPDWMKEEELSMEEEFGLTIRKKVPLLLVPVNYNWQEDYAG, from the exons ATGGGTTTCTCCTCCTTTTCTTCAACCTTTCTCCCATGGCTTCTCACCCTCATCTTGCTAGTCCTCTCCCTCACCCTCTGCAAGTTCTTCCTTCTGAAACAGAGCAAAAAGTCGGCCAAGTTTCCTCCCGGCCCCAGAAAACTCCCCATCATCGGAAACCTCCACCAACTTGGCAAGATTCCTCATTACTCTCTCTGGAAGCTGTCTCACAAACACGGCCCGATCATGCTTCTAAAACTCGGCCGAGTCCCGACCCTCGTCGTCTCCACGCCGGAATTGGCAAAACAGGTCCTCAGAACTCACGATCTCGATTGCTGCACCAGGCCTCTCTCTTGGGGCCAGCGGAAACTGTCCTACAACTTTCTCGACTTGGCCTTCTCGCCTTACGGCGAGTACTGGCGAGAGATGCGCAAGCTTTGCGTGATCGAGCTCTTGACCAACAAGCGAGTGCAGTCCTTCTGGAAGGTTCGCGAAGCCGAGATTGGCCACTTGATTGGGTCCCTGTCTGAAGCTTCGCCGAACCCGGTTGATCTCAGCGATGCGATCCTTAATTTGACAAATAACGTGATTCGGAAGATTGCGTTTGGGACGAACCACAGGGAGAGCCAGTTTGAGTACGGGACGTTGAAGGATATTATCGACGATACGATGGTTTTGTTGAGTGGTTTAGCGGCGTCGGATTTCTTCCCGGCGGCCGGAGGGGTGCTTGATTGGGTCACGGGGCTGCGGAGAAAGGTGGATAAGACGTTTCGGAACCTGGATGCGTTCTTGGAGGCGGCGCTGGAAGCGCATCTGGATCCGGCGTGGAGGCCGAAGCAGCATGAAGACATCATTGATGTTATGCTTGGTTTGGCCAAGGATCGAACTACTGTTGTCCATCTTACCAAGGATCATATGAAGGCAATCCTATTG GATATTTTTCTGGGTTCGATCGTCACCAGTTCCGTCACTATAATCTGGGCCATGGCTGAGCTTGCGAAGAACCCAAGAGCCATGaaaaaggcccaagcccaaattaGAAGCTGCATCGGAAGAAAGCCCAAGGTGGACGAAGCCGAGCTGGACAAGCTCACCTATCTGAAACTGGTGGTGAAGGAGACTCTCCGGCTGCACCCTCCGGCGTCGCTGCTTCTTCCCCACGAAACCATCCGGCACTGCCAGATCGGCGGCTACAGCATCAACCCCAAAACTAGGATTCTGGTGAACGCATGGGCCATCGGAAGAGACCCCAAAATCTGGACGGACCCAGAGGAGTTCATCCCGGAGAGGTTTGAGAACAGTCCCATCGACTTCATAGGCCATAATTTCGAGTTATTGCCGTTTGGGTCTGGCCGGAGGATGTGCCCTGGGATCAATATGGCTACCGTGTCTGTGGAGTTCACATTGGCGAATCTGCTGCACTGCTTGAACTGGAAACTGCCGGACTGGATGAAGGAGGAGGAGCTGAGCATGGAAGAAGAGTTTGGGCTGACCATCAGGAAGAAG GTGCCTCTGTTGCTTGTCCCTGTCAACTACAATTGGCAGGAGGATTATGCAggctaa
- the LOC127811726 gene encoding extra-large guanine nucleotide-binding protein 2-like, whose amino-acid sequence MADKATLAKARRELEDLYSGIPDESVNLTFGDLAEVSKQNNRNSGPLHPVSEKKEETSPLTKLPSLDFSRGLEAAATDNHRHHHHHDDSAWSSKSHRQHHVIRHANHASGSQDDEMVSNVSGMTMSTYEQGGRRRRPGIPHSNICTVCSNYIYMCRNRCLVCGRVYCRQCVEIGMGEMTEGRKCIECLGRRFSQRYIHRAGQTGCCMRWRYQGIVMQQELKWAEKGPRRSGERRYGQSTMMVSRSRSPMTPSPRGHVDHGHSSSPSFVMNSPSPYSAYSPTNHPLPF is encoded by the exons ATGGCGGACAAGGCAACGTTGGCCAAGGCAAGAAGAGAGCTAGAGGATCTGTATTCAGGAATCCCCGATGAGTCGGTCAACCTCACTTTCGGAGACCTCGCCGAGGTGAGTAAGCAAAACAACCGAAATTCGGGCCCTCTGCACCCCGTTTctgaaaagaaagaggaaaccTCCCCCCTCACCAAACTGCCCAGCCTGGACTTCAGCCGCGGCTTGGAGGCCGCCGCGACCGATAATCATcgtcaccaccaccaccacgaTGACTCGGCGTGGTCGTCGAAGAGCCATCGCCAGCACCACGTGATCCGCCATGCTAATCATGCAAGCGGATCTCAGGATGATGAGATGGTGAGTAACGTGAGCGGCATGACCATGAGCACGTATGagcaaggaggaagaaggaggaggcCGGGAATTCCTCACTCCAATATCTGCACTGTTTGCAGTAACTACATCTACATGTGCCGCAACCGTTGcctg GTGTGCGGAAGAGTGTATTGCAGACAATGTGTGGAGATAGGGATGGGAGAGATGACAGAAGGAAGAAAGTGCATCGAGTGTTTGGGGAGAAGGTTCAGCCAAAG gTACATACATAGGGCAGGACAGACGGGGTGTTGCATGAGGTGGAGGTACCAGGGAATAGTGATGCAGCAAGAGTTGAAGTGGGCGGAGAAAGGGCCGAGGAGGAGCGGCGAGAGGCGGTATGGCCAGAGCACGATGATGGTGTCGAGATCAAGAAGCCCAATGACGCCTTCGCCTAGAGGCCATGTTGACCATGGCCATAGCAGCAGCCCATCTTTTGTGATGAACTCGCCTTCGCCATATTCCGCTTACTCTCCCACTAACCATCCCCTCCCCTTCTAG
- the LOC127811689 gene encoding cytochrome P450 71B10-like isoform X2, whose protein sequence is MGFSSFSSTFLPWLLTLILLALSFTLCKFFLLKQSKKSAKFPPGPRKLPIIGNLHQLGEIPHYSLWKLSHKYGPIMLLQLGRVPTLVVSTPELAKQVLRTHDLDCCTRPLSRGQRKLKVDKTFRNLDAFFEAALEAHLDPAWRPKQHEDIIDVMLGLAKDRTTVIHLTKDHMKAILLDIFLGSVDTSSVTIIWAMAELSKNPRAMKKAQAQIRSCIGRKPKVDEAELDKLTYLKLVVKETFRLHPPASLLLPRETIRQCQIGGYSINPKTRILVNAWAIGRDPKIWTDPEEFIPERFENSPIDFKGHNFELLPFGSGRRMCPGINMATVSVEFTLANLLHCFNWKLPDGMKEEELSMEEEFGLNIRKKVPLLLVPVNYNWQEDYAG, encoded by the exons ATGggtttctcttccttttcttcaacCTTTCTCCCATGGCTTCTCACCCTCATCTTGCTAGCTCTCTCATTCACCCTCTGCAAGTTCTTCCTTCTGAAACAGAGCAAAAAGTCGGCCAAGTTTCCTCCCGGCCCCAGAAAACTTCCCATCATCGGAAACCTCCACCAACTTGGCGAGATTCCTCATTACTCTCTCTGGAAGCTGTCTCACAAATACGGCCCGATCATGCTTCTACAACTCGGCCGAGTCCCGACCCTCGTCGTCTCCACGCCGGAATTGGCGAAACAGGTCCTCAGAACTCACGATCTAGATTGCTGCACCAGGCCTCTCTCTCGGGGCCAGCGGAAACT AAAGGTGGATAAGACGTTTCGGAACCTGGATGCGTTCTTTGAGGCGGCGCTGGAAGCGCATCTGGATCCGGCGTGGAGGCCGAAGCAGCATGAAGACATCATTGATGTTATGCTTGGTTTGGCCAAGGATCGAACTACTGTTATCCATCTTACCAAGGATCATATGAAGGCAATCCTATTG GATATTTTTCTGGGTTCGGTCGACACCAGTTCCGTTACTATAATCTGGGCCATGGCTGAGCTTTCGAAGAATCCAAGAGCCATGaaaaaggcccaagcccaaattaGAAGCTGTATCGGAAGAAAGCCCAAGGTGGACGAAGCCGAGCTGGACAAGCTCACCTATCTGAAACTCGTGGTCAAGGAGACCTTCCGGCTGCACCCTCCAGCGTCGCTGCTTCTTCCCCGCGAAACCATCCGGCAGTGCCAGATCGGCGGCTACAGCATCAACCCCAAAACTAGGATTCTGGTGAACGCATGGGCAATCGGAAGAGACCCCAAAATCTGGACGGACCCAGAGGAGTTCATCCCGGAGAGGTTTGAGAACAGTCCCATCGACTTCAAAGGCCATAATTTCGAGTTATTGCCGTTTGGGTCTGGCCGGAGGATGTGCCCTGGGATCAATATGGCTACCGTGTCTGTGGAGTTCACATTGGCGAATCTGCTGCACTGCTTCAACTGGAAACTGCCGGACGGGATGAAGGAGGAGGAGCTGAGCATGGAAGAAGAGTTTGGGCTGAATATCAGGAAGAAGGTGCCTCTGTTGCTTGTCCCTGTCAACTACAATTGGCAGGAGGATTATGCAggctaa